Proteins from a single region of Chloroflexota bacterium:
- a CDS encoding cyclic nucleotide-binding domain-containing protein translates to MPVPDALIAGALAGAAALSLPLGAIIALVFRPPARLVALIMGFGSGALIHAVVTELAVDPASEMVRDHGYEPLLTWGILAAGFLGGGMVYVGLNIVIEKMGGGLHWRHRQRKRALEEKRQALAPLLQVIARSKLAECLKPEEIEELLPFVRRIAVTAGQTVYRQGDASDGVYLVANGAFDLQHVSAGPDAQETKHAVEAYAMVGGLGMLSGEPRTASLVARSDGELLMLARIDFQHAAEKVPCLRRIVENLVTHELFVTAQRSSLTDAEEWHRVAVGSISNLSRSEADAAAERHGESSSPLAIFLGTLLDGIPESAAIGASFVSLAAFSPTFMVAVFLSNLPEAVGGTSALLRAKFSIGRIAMMWIGLAVGSALAGTVGYLGLHDASPALVAFLGSVAGGGVVAMLAMTMMPEAYESGHAGVAPATIVGFLASLLLAVFEMAVHIPVAGH, encoded by the coding sequence ATGCCGGTCCCTGACGCACTGATTGCCGGGGCACTCGCGGGCGCCGCCGCCCTGTCGCTGCCACTCGGCGCGATCATCGCCCTGGTGTTTCGTCCGCCGGCTCGGCTGGTGGCCCTCATCATGGGCTTTGGCAGCGGTGCGCTGATCCACGCTGTCGTGACCGAGCTGGCCGTCGATCCGGCCTCCGAAATGGTCCGTGACCACGGCTACGAGCCGCTGCTGACCTGGGGCATTCTCGCAGCCGGCTTTCTCGGTGGTGGCATGGTCTACGTCGGGCTGAACATCGTCATCGAGAAGATGGGCGGTGGCCTGCACTGGCGTCATCGGCAGCGGAAGCGCGCCCTCGAAGAGAAGCGCCAGGCGCTCGCGCCGCTCCTCCAGGTGATCGCGCGCTCGAAGCTCGCCGAGTGCCTCAAGCCGGAAGAGATCGAAGAGCTGCTGCCGTTCGTGCGGCGGATCGCCGTGACGGCGGGACAGACCGTCTACCGCCAGGGCGACGCCTCGGACGGTGTGTATCTGGTGGCGAATGGCGCGTTCGACCTCCAGCACGTCTCCGCTGGCCCCGACGCACAGGAGACGAAGCACGCTGTCGAGGCGTACGCGATGGTCGGTGGTCTGGGCATGCTCAGCGGCGAGCCACGGACGGCGTCGCTGGTGGCCCGCAGCGACGGCGAGCTGCTGATGCTGGCCCGCATCGACTTCCAGCACGCCGCCGAGAAGGTGCCGTGCCTGCGGCGGATCGTCGAGAACCTGGTGACCCACGAGCTGTTCGTGACGGCACAGCGGAGCAGCCTCACCGACGCCGAGGAGTGGCACCGGGTGGCGGTCGGCAGCATCAGCAACCTGTCGCGATCCGAGGCCGACGCCGCCGCCGAGCGTCACGGCGAGAGCAGCTCGCCCCTGGCGATCTTCCTGGGCACACTGCTCGACGGCATCCCGGAGTCGGCGGCCATCGGCGCGAGCTTTGTGTCGCTGGCGGCCTTCTCCCCCACGTTCATGGTGGCCGTCTTCCTGTCGAACCTGCCGGAGGCGGTTGGCGGCACCAGTGCGCTGCTCCGCGCGAAGTTCAGTATCGGGCGGATCGCCATGATGTGGATCGGGCTGGCCGTCGGCAGCGCCCTGGCCGGCACGGTCGGCTACCTGGGCTTGCACGACGCCTCGCCGGCGTTGGTGGCGTTTCTTGGCTCGGTGGCCGGCGGCGGCGTGGTGGCGATGCT
- a CDS encoding MogA/MoaB family molybdenum cofactor biosynthesis protein: MISVGIITVSDKASRGEREDLGGPAIREVMLAAGAAIGEYVIVPDEIERIAGQICRMADERRLDLILTTGGTGLAARDVTPQATRGCLDYDVPGIAEAMRAASLAKTPAAMTSRAIAGVRGHSLVINLPGSPKGVRECLDVVLPALPHAVSLLRGEVGDHQRPSPQ, encoded by the coding sequence CTGATCTCGGTCGGCATCATCACCGTGAGCGACAAGGCCTCGCGCGGAGAGCGCGAGGATCTGGGCGGGCCGGCCATCCGCGAGGTTATGCTGGCGGCCGGCGCGGCCATCGGTGAGTACGTCATCGTGCCGGACGAGATCGAGCGGATCGCCGGCCAGATCTGTCGCATGGCCGACGAGCGCCGCCTGGATCTGATCCTGACGACCGGCGGCACCGGCCTCGCCGCGCGCGATGTGACCCCACAGGCGACGCGCGGCTGTCTCGACTACGATGTGCCGGGCATCGCCGAGGCGATGCGCGCCGCCAGCCTCGCGAAGACGCCGGCCGCGATGACCTCACGGGCCATTGCGGGCGTGCGGGGCCATTCGCTGGTCATCAACCTTCCCGGCAGCCCCAAAGGCGTGCGAGAATGCCTTGACGTGGTGCTTCCGGCCCTGCCGCACGCCGTCAGCCTGCTGCGCGGCGAGGTCGGAGATCACCAGCGGCCATCACCACAGTAG